A stretch of Aerococcus urinaehominis DNA encodes these proteins:
- a CDS encoding DsbA family oxidoreductase, producing the protein MKIQIWSDFTCPFCYIAKANLDQALAQLGLDQSLDLEYKSFQLHPDLDSAKYQTYLNFLDHLGWDDEKIKDFSQQIAVLGQSAQVNIEIDKLPAVNTLDAHRLYQYAKEQGKGLAYFTSLSQAYFEDQADLSDHNVLINLASNLDLDQDELSLILADKSAYTGQVNQDIFQAGAIGVEGVPFMALAGKYAIPGLQSAEIYSQAIQQISQAE; encoded by the coding sequence ATGAAAATTCAAATTTGGAGCGATTTTACTTGCCCCTTTTGTTATATAGCTAAGGCCAATCTAGACCAGGCCTTAGCTCAATTAGGTCTAGACCAGAGTCTTGACCTTGAGTATAAGTCCTTCCAGCTCCATCCGGACTTGGATTCAGCTAAGTATCAGACTTATCTGAACTTCCTTGATCATTTGGGGTGGGATGATGAAAAAATCAAAGACTTTAGCCAACAGATAGCAGTCCTAGGTCAGTCAGCGCAGGTAAATATTGAAATCGATAAACTACCAGCAGTTAATACCTTGGATGCCCATCGACTTTACCAATATGCTAAGGAGCAAGGCAAGGGCTTGGCCTATTTTACTAGTTTGAGTCAGGCCTATTTTGAGGACCAAGCTGATTTATCTGACCATAATGTTTTAATAAACCTAGCTAGCAATCTAGATTTGGACCAGGATGAGCTATCCTTAATTTTGGCAGATAAGTCAGCTTATACTGGCCAAGTTAACCAAGATATTTTTCAAGCTGGTGCCATAGGTGTCGAAGGGGTTCCCTTTATGGCGCTAGCAGGCAAGTATGCGATACCAGGTCTGCAAAGTGCTGAGATTTATAGCCAGGCTATCCAACAAATTTCCCAGGCTGAATAG
- a CDS encoding SGNH/GDSL hydrolase family protein, with amino-acid sequence MTDVFLGDSITRAHKSSRIQDLGQGYVQLVYNLLADQSLQLHFINQGHNGAKLVDLLFYLDQDLGQVVADQPVRRIFLMAGVNELWQALDYSDEAWRQYLRKFAGQARQYLTSIRQTSPESELWLLLPVANFSGRGQDRLRDLQATWQGLAEELAVNYLNLQDLLSPGDFLPDQVHLKVSGHEQIAQAVVAQAFRFDQ; translated from the coding sequence ATGACGGACGTATTTTTAGGCGATTCGATTACCCGAGCCCATAAATCAAGTCGCATTCAGGACCTAGGACAGGGCTATGTCCAACTGGTTTATAATTTGTTAGCTGACCAGTCCCTTCAGCTCCACTTTATTAACCAGGGGCATAACGGGGCTAAGTTAGTGGATTTACTTTTTTATTTGGACCAAGATTTGGGTCAAGTAGTCGCTGACCAGCCAGTTAGGCGTATTTTCCTCATGGCTGGGGTTAATGAACTTTGGCAAGCTTTGGATTATAGCGATGAGGCTTGGAGACAGTATCTGCGTAAGTTTGCTGGTCAGGCGCGACAATATCTAACTAGTATTCGCCAAACTAGCCCCGAATCTGAGCTTTGGTTGCTTTTGCCAGTTGCTAATTTCTCTGGGAGAGGGCAAGACCGTTTAAGAGATTTGCAAGCTACTTGGCAAGGTCTTGCCGAGGAGCTGGCAGTTAATTACTTGAATTTGCAAGACTTACTAAGCCCTGGTGACTTTTTGCCCGACCAGGTTCATCTTAAAGTGAGCGGTCATGAGCAGATAGCCCAGGCTGTGGTAGCCCAGGCCTTTAGGTTTGACCAATAA
- a CDS encoding alpha-amylase family glycosyl hydrolase, which translates to MAKVTNLTLRHKVLYHIYVANFTEAGTIQGIIPELGRLKKLGVDIIQLEPIFKASPNEDGTIDPYLVQGLEEIDPRYGEVEDLLALSQAVHDQDMQLMLSVPMVSFSSDSPLIQAHPDFFLRNDQGEFYSRFIPEGRACDLDYTNPKLWDYLIKYLEYWAYYVDGYSVPAAALIRPEFWTSARAEVEDVHPYFYWAGGQLDEVTMRRLQSQRIQYWSEGELYANFDMLDEAVYSHFRQYYRDQKISLNNYMLVFSREEIMSPWTYVRMRGTELIYDAGQNRIAQWSPTMEILETWTAFTFFVKGITSLVMGQEYALTEPIPTMTDQAIDWTINHDLSPLMKKLSDIKKREVCKSGYHLISGVDNHTIKASYHYYNQNLVGLFKVKHKIGPQSVEIGFPDGHYKNLLSNQDYYVKDGMVTVDIEPVILSYEGPITLPTL; encoded by the coding sequence ATGGCAAAGGTAACCAATTTAACATTAAGACATAAGGTGCTCTATCATATCTATGTGGCTAATTTTACCGAAGCTGGCACTATCCAGGGCATTATTCCTGAGCTAGGGCGCTTAAAAAAATTAGGTGTCGATATTATTCAGCTAGAGCCCATTTTTAAAGCTAGTCCTAATGAAGATGGGACGATTGATCCTTATTTAGTCCAGGGCTTGGAAGAGATTGATCCACGCTATGGCGAGGTCGAAGATTTATTAGCCTTGAGCCAGGCGGTGCATGACCAAGATATGCAGCTCATGTTGTCTGTGCCTATGGTAAGTTTTTCTAGCGATTCCCCCTTAATTCAAGCTCACCCGGACTTCTTTTTACGGAATGACCAGGGTGAATTTTACTCACGTTTTATTCCAGAAGGCAGGGCCTGTGACCTAGATTACACCAATCCTAAGCTCTGGGATTATTTGATTAAGTATCTAGAGTACTGGGCCTATTATGTGGATGGTTATTCAGTGCCAGCGGCTGCTCTAATCCGTCCTGAATTCTGGACTTCAGCGCGGGCTGAGGTGGAAGACGTCCACCCGTACTTTTATTGGGCTGGTGGCCAGCTAGACGAGGTCACCATGCGACGTCTCCAAAGTCAACGTATCCAATATTGGAGTGAAGGTGAGTTGTATGCCAATTTTGATATGTTAGATGAGGCAGTTTACAGCCATTTTCGTCAGTACTACCGAGACCAAAAGATTTCTCTCAATAACTATATGCTAGTTTTTAGTCGGGAAGAAATTATGTCGCCTTGGACCTATGTCCGCATGCGAGGAACCGAACTAATTTATGATGCTGGCCAAAACCGAATTGCCCAATGGTCTCCAACAATGGAGATTTTAGAAACCTGGACAGCTTTCACCTTTTTTGTTAAAGGAATCACTAGTTTAGTAATGGGCCAAGAATATGCTTTAACTGAGCCCATTCCTACCATGACTGACCAAGCCATTGATTGGACGATTAATCATGACCTAAGCCCGCTGATGAAAAAGTTATCTGATATCAAAAAGAGGGAAGTTTGTAAGAGTGGCTACCACCTGATTAGTGGTGTCGACAACCATACCATCAAGGCCAGCTACCATTACTATAACCAAAATTTGGTGGGGCTTTTCAAAGTAAAACATAAGATTGGCCCACAGTCGGTTGAAATTGGTTTTCCTGATGGTCATTATAAGAATTTACTGTCAAATCAGGATTATTATGTAAAAGATGGTATGGTGACGGTTGATATTGAACCAGTAATCCTTTCTTATGAAGGCCCTATCACGCTACCGACACTTTAG
- a CDS encoding Cof-type HAD-IIB family hydrolase: MYKLMAFDVDGTLVNSDKEILASTRRAIRAAHQAGVRTMISSGRPAAGLEFIALDLGDDLVDYLSCLNGSLVVDRTSQEKLLATYLTDDQVKEITSFAQAFGFDVNGHGDQHVLAAWEPRFPYIALEAEVVHMPYKVVDFSLLDQPFHKLMITGHPEDLVFLRSKLPLDWHDRYHIVQSAPYFLEFSPLGASKGQALAKLAEKLGIAQDQVMAFGDQENDISMLEWAGTGVAMGNATDQVKAVAQYITKSNDDHGIAQAIEALVLV, translated from the coding sequence ATGTATAAGCTAATGGCATTTGATGTAGATGGTACCCTTGTTAATTCGGATAAAGAAATTTTGGCATCTACCCGACGAGCGATCCGCGCTGCCCACCAAGCAGGCGTGCGCACTATGATTTCATCAGGGCGGCCTGCTGCGGGTCTAGAGTTTATTGCTTTGGATTTAGGGGATGACTTAGTTGATTATTTATCTTGCTTAAATGGTAGCTTGGTTGTTGACCGTACTAGCCAAGAAAAATTGCTAGCGACTTACCTCACTGATGACCAAGTAAAAGAAATTACTAGTTTTGCCCAAGCTTTTGGTTTTGATGTTAATGGTCACGGTGACCAGCATGTCTTGGCAGCTTGGGAACCGCGCTTCCCTTATATAGCTCTGGAAGCTGAAGTTGTTCATATGCCATATAAGGTGGTTGACTTTAGTCTGCTGGACCAGCCCTTCCATAAATTGATGATCACAGGTCACCCTGAGGATTTGGTCTTCTTGCGGTCCAAGCTACCTTTGGATTGGCATGATCGTTACCATATTGTCCAATCAGCGCCTTATTTCCTTGAATTTAGTCCCTTAGGAGCCAGCAAGGGTCAGGCCCTGGCTAAGTTGGCAGAAAAACTAGGGATTGCTCAAGATCAGGTGATGGCCTTTGGCGACCAAGAAAATGATATTTCCATGTTAGAATGGGCTGGCACGGGCGTGGCCATGGGTAATGCAACCGACCAAGTTAAGGCTGTCGCCCAGTATATTACTAAATCAAATGATGACCATGGCATTGCCCAGGCTATTGAGGCATTAGTATTAGTTTAA
- a CDS encoding NUDIX hydrolase, whose product MRAIEEIFASYEGRPLGVERFYAVLLPLVEIAGQQFLLYEVRAAHISQAGDAAFPGGRLEDGETFRQAAIRETVEEIGIAAEKIKILGEMDYFINHKRAIASFVARLEIDSLADLSVNTDEVERVFLIPLDYLMAQPPQSYEISFDPQVPADFPYDSLPKPGKQRIGRQPNQKLLFYHFKDEVVWGMTAQLTKRFIDIIQDNLLGGAS is encoded by the coding sequence ATGCGAGCTATCGAAGAAATTTTTGCCAGCTACGAGGGACGTCCCTTGGGGGTTGAGCGCTTTTATGCAGTTTTACTGCCCCTAGTCGAAATTGCTGGCCAGCAGTTTCTCTTATATGAAGTACGGGCTGCTCACATTTCCCAAGCGGGAGATGCAGCCTTCCCTGGTGGGCGATTAGAGGATGGGGAGACATTTAGGCAGGCAGCCATTCGTGAGACGGTTGAAGAAATAGGTATAGCTGCTGAAAAGATAAAAATCTTAGGCGAAATGGATTATTTCATTAATCATAAGCGAGCCATAGCTAGCTTTGTGGCCCGTTTAGAGATAGATAGTCTAGCCGACTTGTCTGTAAATACAGATGAGGTTGAGCGCGTTTTTTTGATTCCCTTGGATTATTTGATGGCTCAACCACCTCAAAGTTATGAAATTTCGTTTGACCCTCAAGTTCCGGCTGATTTTCCCTATGATAGCTTGCCTAAGCCAGGAAAACAACGTATCGGCCGTCAGCCCAATCAGAAGTTGCTTTTCTATCATTTTAAAGATGAAGTAGTCTGGGGCATGACTGCGCAATTGACCAAACGTTTTATTGATATCATCCAGGATAATTTATTAGGAGGGGCCTCGTGA
- a CDS encoding ECF transporter S component, whose amino-acid sequence MKGKEKTLQLTIYALFIAILTIQTFVPVLGYLPLGPIQVTIIQITVIVGAILFGPKTGILLGGCWGGLRLIKAALEPNILSAVFLNPMVSLLPRLLTGLVAGVAFKTLNRYLTRQKAAFWTGLLGSLTNTVLFLMAVYLFAADAYAKSLGIPKEGLLLALATVAGTNGVLELIASGILVPLLVKPLAKIID is encoded by the coding sequence GTGAAAGGGAAAGAAAAAACCTTACAGCTAACTATTTATGCCTTATTTATTGCGATATTAACGATTCAAACCTTCGTGCCAGTTTTGGGTTACCTTCCGCTGGGGCCTATTCAGGTCACTATTATTCAGATTACTGTAATTGTTGGGGCAATCTTGTTTGGTCCTAAGACGGGAATCTTGTTAGGTGGCTGCTGGGGAGGGCTACGCTTAATTAAGGCGGCTTTAGAACCCAATATTTTAAGTGCAGTTTTTCTAAACCCAATGGTGTCTTTACTCCCTAGATTATTAACTGGTCTAGTGGCGGGGGTAGCCTTCAAAACACTTAACCGCTATTTGACCAGGCAAAAGGCAGCTTTTTGGACGGGTTTGCTGGGCTCTTTAACCAATACAGTTCTGTTTTTAATGGCTGTTTATCTATTTGCAGCAGATGCTTATGCTAAGAGTCTGGGGATTCCCAAAGAGGGATTGCTATTAGCCTTGGCCACGGTAGCCGGAACTAATGGGGTCTTAGAATTAATTGCTAGCGGCATTTTGGTCCCCCTCTTGGTAAAGCCCTTAGCCAAAATCATAGATTAG
- a CDS encoding acyl-CoA thioesterase: MEVRTCRQTLAIQTHRILPQHTNSFGNMYGGRLLDFLDNVASIAASRMTRTPGMTAALDTMNFIKPLPENHSVCLEAYVTGAGNRSLEVFVKVMGEDLNSGERYLAATAFVTYVAILQPGQDFQMPLLKAESKEEKLVCAGYQDRQAVRKQKRLADKQFHQDLSTEIVWLQLGDQD; encoded by the coding sequence ATGGAAGTTAGAACTTGTCGACAAACCCTGGCCATTCAAACTCACCGGATCCTACCTCAACACACCAATTCTTTTGGTAATATGTATGGTGGCCGGTTGCTAGACTTTTTAGATAATGTAGCATCAATTGCTGCCTCGCGGATGACTCGGACACCGGGTATGACAGCAGCCTTGGACACCATGAACTTTATTAAGCCGTTACCGGAAAACCATTCGGTATGCTTGGAGGCTTATGTAACTGGTGCTGGTAACCGTTCCCTAGAGGTTTTTGTTAAGGTTATGGGTGAGGATTTGAATAGTGGCGAACGCTATTTGGCAGCTACTGCTTTTGTCACTTATGTGGCCATTTTACAACCAGGACAGGACTTTCAAATGCCGTTACTTAAGGCTGAAAGTAAGGAAGAAAAGCTAGTTTGCGCCGGCTACCAAGATCGCCAAGCTGTGCGCAAACAAAAACGACTGGCAGATAAACAATTCCACCAAGATTTATCCACCGAGATTGTCTGGCTACAATTAGGTGACCAAGATTAG
- the proS gene encoding proline--tRNA ligase, protein MAEEKVNLQTEDFSKWYLQSIQQADLFAYGPVRGTMVFKPNGFALWKKVQDYFEAKITEEGVKGVYFPMLIPKHFFEKEADHVEGFAPELPWVTQAGDEELEEPLALRPTSETLFGNAMSDWINSYRDLPMELNQWANVFRWEKRTLPFLRTTEFLWQEGHCAYATAEEGRERTLTFLEIYREMVENLLAIPVYVGQKTESEKFAGAEATYSLEAMVKDTKSVQAATSHFLGTNFAEAFDIKYLNTENEHVHVHTSSWGISTRILGTMIMTHGDEKGCVFPPKMAPIQIALIPAGNIKKNPQVLEKLREIEAELKAAGYTTELDDSNNSAGYKFNEAEVKGIPLRVEFGPRDMENNQCMIKMRDLDDKESVALDDLLDVVADRMDKMQTRLFEKADQFRKENEHYDIDTMAELEAHLAKCEESGQRPGWILAGWDGTEASEEAIKEATGFTTRNMPFEPAVKKETCIYSGKPAKYTVWLARAY, encoded by the coding sequence ATGGCAGAAGAAAAAGTTAATTTACAAACTGAAGATTTTTCTAAATGGTATTTACAGAGTATCCAACAGGCAGACTTGTTTGCTTATGGACCTGTTCGGGGGACCATGGTTTTCAAACCTAATGGCTTTGCCCTATGGAAAAAAGTTCAAGACTATTTTGAAGCTAAGATTACTGAAGAAGGCGTGAAGGGTGTTTACTTCCCGATGCTGATTCCTAAGCACTTCTTTGAAAAAGAAGCTGACCACGTGGAAGGTTTTGCGCCGGAATTACCTTGGGTGACCCAAGCAGGGGATGAAGAGTTAGAGGAGCCTCTAGCCTTGCGGCCAACTTCAGAAACCTTATTTGGTAATGCTATGTCTGACTGGATTAACTCCTACCGTGATCTACCTATGGAATTAAACCAATGGGCTAATGTTTTCCGCTGGGAGAAACGGACCCTACCATTCTTACGGACTACTGAATTTTTATGGCAAGAAGGTCACTGTGCCTATGCTACAGCTGAAGAAGGTCGTGAGCGGACGCTAACTTTCCTAGAAATTTATCGCGAAATGGTCGAAAATCTGCTGGCTATTCCAGTTTATGTTGGCCAAAAAACAGAGTCTGAGAAGTTTGCTGGTGCCGAGGCAACTTATTCCTTGGAGGCTATGGTTAAAGATACTAAGTCTGTCCAAGCTGCCACTTCGCATTTTTTAGGTACTAATTTTGCTGAGGCCTTTGATATTAAGTATCTGAATACAGAGAACGAACATGTCCATGTACATACGTCATCATGGGGGATTTCAACCCGAATTTTAGGTACGATGATTATGACTCACGGCGACGAAAAGGGCTGTGTTTTCCCACCAAAAATGGCACCGATTCAAATTGCCCTCATCCCAGCTGGAAATATCAAGAAAAACCCGCAAGTCTTAGAAAAATTGCGAGAAATTGAAGCGGAGTTAAAAGCAGCTGGCTATACGACTGAATTAGATGATTCTAATAACTCTGCTGGTTATAAATTTAATGAAGCCGAGGTGAAGGGTATACCGCTACGGGTTGAATTTGGCCCACGTGATATGGAAAATAATCAATGTATGATTAAGATGCGTGACCTTGATGACAAGGAAAGTGTCGCTTTGGATGATTTGTTAGATGTAGTTGCTGACCGTATGGACAAAATGCAAACGCGTCTCTTTGAAAAGGCTGATCAATTCCGTAAAGAAAATGAGCACTATGACATCGATACGATGGCAGAGTTAGAAGCGCACTTGGCTAAATGTGAAGAAAGTGGTCAACGTCCAGGCTGGATTTTGGCTGGTTGGGATGGTACTGAGGCATCAGAAGAAGCAATTAAGGAAGCCACCGGTTTTACGACTCGTAATATGCCTTTTGAACCTGCTGTTAAGAAGGAAACATGTATTTACTCAGGTAAACCAGCTAAATATACAGTTTGGTTAGCACGGGCTTATTAA
- a CDS encoding class A sortase — translation MAKQKKSGRFNWQTLLGIILILVAVVLLALEPIQNYMLNNGIENNRVENLTRQDIVQAQQAEVTYDFSDVNPLDPRRVIADQADASQLPTVGALAIPDLGMNLPIYKGVSDAGMYFGAGTLKADQAMGQDNYAIASHHSAHEGMLFEPLMRAQVGQTVYLTDLKNIYVYEIDRVEEVDPSRVDVIENNGRDMLTMITCTFDLANRVVVQANHVDTVAIDQATTEMLDAFNINQNIPD, via the coding sequence GTGGCCAAGCAAAAAAAATCCGGACGCTTTAATTGGCAGACCCTACTAGGAATTATTTTGATTTTAGTAGCCGTTGTTCTGCTAGCGCTAGAACCGATTCAAAATTACATGTTAAATAATGGTATTGAAAATAATCGGGTAGAAAATCTGACCCGCCAGGATATTGTCCAGGCTCAGCAAGCTGAGGTAACCTATGATTTTTCTGATGTGAACCCGCTAGACCCGCGTCGTGTGATTGCTGATCAGGCTGACGCCAGTCAATTACCGACAGTTGGTGCTCTGGCTATTCCGGACCTGGGGATGAACCTTCCAATTTATAAGGGTGTTTCTGATGCTGGTATGTATTTTGGCGCGGGAACGCTTAAAGCTGACCAGGCTATGGGCCAGGATAATTATGCCATCGCCAGTCACCATTCAGCTCATGAAGGGATGCTATTTGAACCTTTGATGCGCGCTCAAGTAGGTCAAACAGTCTATTTGACAGATTTAAAAAATATTTATGTCTATGAGATTGATCGGGTGGAAGAAGTAGATCCTTCCCGGGTTGATGTGATTGAAAATAATGGTCGTGATATGCTAACTATGATTACTTGTACCTTTGATTTAGCAAACCGGGTAGTAGTCCAGGCCAATCATGTGGATACAGTAGCAATCGACCAGGCAACTACTGAGATGTTAGATGCCTTTAACATTAATCAAAACATTCCAGACTAG
- a CDS encoding nitroreductase family protein, producing MTNFKELASKRRTVYHLGRNTEVSQEEISNYLSQVLQEVPTAFNSQTSRIVIVFGDKHEALWQEIYNVQEQVLAGDMWDMMSGVIQGAQAGLGTVLFFEDRDQVAQMPTNSERQEAYKQNNSANNQYAAWLALAELGLGASLQHFNIGYAQGFDKSIKELLDLPASYELVAQMPFGSVETPAQEKDYLATEEKIQVIG from the coding sequence ATGACTAATTTTAAAGAACTTGCTAGCAAGCGCCGGACGGTTTATCACTTAGGTCGCAATACTGAGGTCAGCCAAGAGGAAATCAGTAACTATTTAAGCCAAGTGCTTCAAGAAGTACCAACAGCTTTTAATAGTCAAACTTCTCGTATCGTTATCGTTTTTGGCGATAAGCACGAGGCCCTTTGGCAAGAAATTTACAATGTTCAAGAGCAAGTTCTTGCAGGCGATATGTGGGACATGATGTCTGGTGTGATTCAAGGGGCTCAAGCTGGACTTGGCACTGTTTTATTTTTTGAGGATCGTGACCAAGTTGCTCAAATGCCAACCAATAGCGAGCGCCAAGAAGCCTATAAACAAAATAATTCTGCTAACAATCAATATGCTGCTTGGTTAGCCCTTGCTGAATTAGGTTTAGGTGCTAGTTTGCAACACTTTAACATCGGCTATGCCCAAGGCTTCGACAAGTCAATTAAGGAATTACTTGACTTACCAGCTTCTTATGAACTAGTTGCGCAAATGCCATTTGGTTCAGTAGAAACACCTGCCCAAGAAAAAGATTACCTAGCAACTGAAGAAAAAATTCAAGTGATTGGCTAA